A genomic segment from Actinomyces lilanjuaniae encodes:
- the rplW gene encoding 50S ribosomal protein L23, with product MSLEKSKNPRDVIIAPVVSEKSYSCMDRGQYTFIVAPGSNKTEIKMAIESIFNVKVASVNTMNRKGKTRRTRTGTGKSKDTKRAIVTLREGTIDIFGDVAE from the coding sequence GTGAGTCTCGAGAAGTCCAAGAACCCCCGCGACGTCATAATCGCCCCGGTCGTCTCCGAGAAGTCCTACTCGTGCATGGACCGCGGGCAGTACACGTTCATTGTGGCTCCCGGCTCCAACAAGACCGAGATCAAGATGGCTATCGAGTCCATCTTCAACGTCAAGGTCGCCTCGGTCAACACGATGAACCGCAAGGGCAAGACCCGGCGGACCCGCACGGGCACGGGGAAGTCCAAGGACACCAAGCGCGCCATCGTCACCCTGCGCGAGGGCACGATCGACATCTTCGGCGACGTGGCTGAGTGA
- the rplB gene encoding 50S ribosomal protein L2: MGIRKYKPTTPGRRGSSVSDFAEITRSRPEKSLVRPLHKTGGRNSSGRITTRHKGGGHKRAYRVIDFRRGDKDGVPAKVAHIEYDPNRTARIALLHYADGEKRYIIAPQRLRQGDVVEAGPGADIKPGNSLQLRHIPTGTVVHAVELRPGGGAKIARSAGTSVQLVAKEGKYAQLRMPSGEIRNVEAACRATVGEVGNAEQANINWGKAGRMRWKGVRPTVRGVVMNPVDHPHGGGEGKTSGGRHPVSPWGKPEGRTRRPKKSSDRLIVRRRRTGKKR; this comes from the coding sequence ATGGGAATCCGTAAGTACAAGCCCACGACACCCGGCCGGAGAGGCTCCTCGGTCTCCGACTTCGCGGAGATCACGCGTAGCAGGCCCGAGAAGTCGCTGGTGCGCCCGCTACACAAAACTGGTGGGCGTAACTCCTCAGGGCGCATCACGACGCGGCACAAGGGCGGTGGGCACAAGCGAGCCTACCGGGTCATCGACTTCCGCCGGGGAGACAAGGACGGTGTGCCCGCCAAGGTGGCGCACATCGAGTACGACCCCAACCGTACCGCTCGTATCGCCCTGCTCCACTACGCCGACGGGGAGAAGCGCTACATCATCGCCCCGCAACGGTTGCGTCAGGGTGACGTGGTTGAGGCAGGGCCGGGGGCGGACATCAAGCCGGGCAACAGTCTGCAGCTGCGCCATATCCCGACCGGTACCGTGGTCCACGCGGTGGAGCTGCGTCCTGGCGGGGGAGCGAAGATCGCCCGTAGCGCCGGCACCTCTGTCCAGCTGGTCGCCAAGGAGGGCAAGTACGCGCAGCTGCGCATGCCCTCCGGTGAGATCCGTAACGTGGAGGCTGCCTGCCGGGCTACCGTCGGGGAGGTCGGCAACGCCGAGCAGGCCAACATCAACTGGGGCAAGGCCGGCCGTATGCGCTGGAAGGGCGTGCGCCCGACCGTGCGTGGTGTGGTCATGAACCCGGTCGACCACCCGCACGGTGGCGGTGAGGGCAAGACCTCCGGTGGCCGCCACCCTGTCTCTCCCTGGGGCAAGCCCGAGGGTCGTACCCGTCGTCCGAAAAAGTCCAGCGACCGCCTCATCGTGCGTCGTCGTCGGACCGGCAAGAAGCGCTGA
- the rpsS gene encoding 30S ribosomal protein S19, which produces MPRSLKKGPFVDDHLQKKVDAQNEKGTKNVIKTWSRRSVITPDFLGHTFAVHDGRKHVPVFVTEAMVGHKLGEFAPTRTFRGHVKDDRRSRR; this is translated from the coding sequence ATGCCGCGTAGCCTGAAGAAGGGGCCCTTCGTCGACGACCACCTGCAGAAGAAGGTGGACGCCCAGAACGAGAAGGGCACCAAGAACGTCATCAAGACCTGGTCCCGTCGTTCGGTCATCACCCCGGACTTCCTCGGGCACACCTTCGCCGTCCACGACGGCCGCAAGCATGTCCCGGTCTTCGTCACCGAGGCCATGGTGGGCCACAAGCTCGGCGAGTTCGCTCCGACCCGCACCTTCCGCGGGCACGTCAAGGACGACCGTAGGTCTCGTCGCTGA
- the rpsC gene encoding 30S ribosomal protein S3, with protein sequence MGQKVNPTGFRLGITTDHRSRWFADSTKPGQRYRDFVEEDVKIRRLMESGMERAGISKVDIERTRDRVRIDLHTARPGIVIGRRGTEAERLRGELEKLTGKQVQLNILEVKSPDLDAQLVAQGIAEQLASRVSFRRAMRKGMQSAARAGAKGIRVQCSGRLGGAEMSRSEFYREGRVPLHTLRANIDYGFYEARTTFGRLGVKVWIYKGDLTEREFARQQAESGSRGRGRGERRGRRGERGARHNSEQQAEQAPATETAAADQGTEA encoded by the coding sequence ATGGGGCAGAAGGTCAACCCGACCGGGTTCCGCCTGGGCATCACCACGGACCACCGCTCACGGTGGTTCGCCGACTCCACCAAGCCCGGCCAGCGCTACCGCGACTTTGTCGAGGAGGATGTCAAGATCCGCCGCCTCATGGAGAGCGGTATGGAGCGGGCCGGCATCTCCAAGGTCGATATTGAGCGCACCCGGGACCGTGTGCGCATCGATCTCCATACCGCACGTCCGGGCATTGTCATCGGCCGCAGGGGGACCGAGGCAGAGCGCCTGCGTGGTGAGCTGGAGAAGCTTACCGGCAAGCAGGTGCAGCTTAACATCCTGGAGGTCAAGAGCCCCGACCTGGACGCCCAGCTGGTCGCCCAGGGGATTGCTGAGCAGCTGGCGTCGCGTGTGTCCTTCCGTCGGGCGATGCGCAAGGGCATGCAGTCAGCCGCACGTGCTGGCGCCAAGGGCATTCGGGTGCAGTGCTCCGGACGTCTCGGCGGCGCTGAGATGAGCCGCTCGGAGTTCTACCGCGAGGGGCGCGTCCCGCTGCACACCCTGCGGGCCAACATCGACTACGGCTTCTACGAGGCCAGGACCACCTTTGGACGTCTCGGTGTCAAGGTGTGGATCTACAAGGGCGACCTTACTGAGCGCGAGTTCGCCCGTCAGCAGGCTGAGTCCGGCTCCCGCGGCCGGGGCCGTGGCGAGCGCCGTGGCCGACGCGGTGAGCGGGGCGCGCGTCACAACAGCGAGCAGCAGGCCGAGCAGGCGCCGGCTACCGAGACCGCTGCCGCAGACCAGGGAACGGAGGCCTGA
- the rplP gene encoding 50S ribosomal protein L16: MLIPRRTKFRKQHRPHRTGMSKGGNRVSFGDFGIQALEPAYVTNRQIEAARIAMTRHIKRGGKVWINIFPDRPLTKKPAETRMGSGKGAPEWWIANVKPGRVVFELGGVDEALAREAMRRAQHKLPMKTRFVTREGGDI; this comes from the coding sequence GTGCTGATCCCTCGTCGGACGAAGTTCCGCAAGCAGCACCGTCCGCACCGGACGGGTATGTCCAAGGGCGGGAACCGGGTCTCCTTCGGTGACTTCGGTATCCAGGCCCTGGAGCCAGCCTATGTCACCAACAGGCAGATCGAGGCGGCTCGTATCGCCATGACCCGCCACATCAAGCGTGGGGGCAAGGTCTGGATCAATATCTTCCCGGACCGCCCACTGACCAAGAAGCCTGCCGAGACCCGCATGGGCTCCGGCAAGGGGGCTCCCGAGTGGTGGATCGCTAACGTCAAGCCGGGGCGCGTCGTCTTTGAGCTTGGCGGTGTCGATGAGGCTCTTGCTCGCGAGGCCATGCGCCGTGCCCAGCACAAGCTGCCGATGAAGACCCGTTTCGTGACCCGTGAAGGTGGTGACATCTGA
- the rpmC gene encoding 50S ribosomal protein L29, translated as MAIGSKGLTPSDLDGMDDERLAEELSKAKAELFNLRFASATGQLEDRGRLKAVRRDIARIYTIARERELGIRTAPSSTEESK; from the coding sequence ATGGCTATCGGTTCGAAGGGCCTGACTCCGTCGGATCTCGACGGCATGGATGACGAGCGCCTTGCCGAGGAGCTCTCCAAGGCCAAGGCTGAACTGTTCAACCTGCGGTTCGCCTCAGCGACCGGGCAGCTTGAGGACCGGGGGCGACTCAAGGCCGTGCGCCGTGACATCGCCCGTATCTACACCATCGCGCGCGAGCGTGAGCTCGGCATCCGCACCGCTCCCAGCAGCACGGAGGAGTCCAAGTGA
- the rpsQ gene encoding 30S ribosomal protein S17, which yields MSEQTTAGETASGVAEAGQAPVERNHRKVRRGYVVSDKMDKTIVVLVEEHYKHALYGKVVRRSKKFKAHDERNEAGIGDLVTIMETRPLSATKHFRLVEIIEKAK from the coding sequence GTGAGCGAGCAGACTACAGCAGGAGAGACCGCGTCGGGCGTCGCGGAGGCAGGCCAGGCCCCCGTTGAACGTAACCACCGCAAGGTTCGTCGCGGCTACGTGGTATCGGACAAGATGGACAAGACCATCGTGGTTCTGGTCGAGGAGCACTACAAGCACGCCCTGTACGGCAAGGTTGTGCGCCGTTCCAAGAAGTTCAAGGCCCACGATGAGCGCAACGAGGCCGGGATCGGTGACCTCGTAACTATCATGGAGACCCGCCCTCTCAGTGCCACTAAGCACTTCCGGCTGGTTGAGATCATCGAGAAGGCCAAGTAG
- the rplN gene encoding 50S ribosomal protein L14, whose protein sequence is MIQQESRLKVADNTGAKEILCIRVLGGSGRRYAGIGDTIVATVKDAIPGGNVKRGDVVKAVVVRARKERRRPDGSYIRFDENAAVILRNDGEPRGTRIFGPVGRELRDKKFMRIVSLAPEVI, encoded by the coding sequence ATGATCCAGCAGGAGTCGCGACTGAAGGTCGCCGACAACACCGGTGCCAAGGAGATCCTGTGCATCCGTGTTCTCGGCGGCTCGGGTCGGCGCTATGCGGGCATCGGTGACACGATCGTCGCTACAGTGAAGGACGCCATCCCCGGTGGCAACGTCAAGAGGGGCGATGTCGTCAAGGCGGTCGTGGTGCGCGCCCGCAAGGAGCGACGCCGCCCGGACGGGTCGTACATCCGTTTCGATGAGAATGCTGCCGTTATCCTCAGGAACGACGGCGAGCCGCGCGGAACTCGTATCTTCGGCCCCGTCGGCCGTGAGCTTCGTGACAAGAAGTTCATGCGCATCGTCTCACTCGCCCCGGAGGTGATCTGA
- the rplX gene encoding 50S ribosomal protein L24, which translates to MARVKKGDQVIVIAGKDKGKTGRVLEVHRSTDRVVVEGVQRVTRHTKVGQSAQGARTGGIETVEAPIHMSNVMLVDPKTKKRTRVGFRLEEGERPNGRKRTVRVRYAKKSGEDL; encoded by the coding sequence ATGGCGCGCGTCAAGAAGGGCGACCAGGTCATTGTCATTGCAGGCAAGGACAAGGGCAAAACAGGCCGGGTCCTGGAGGTCCACCGCAGCACGGACCGGGTGGTGGTCGAGGGCGTCCAGCGCGTTACCAGGCACACCAAGGTGGGGCAGTCCGCACAGGGGGCTCGTACCGGCGGTATCGAGACCGTTGAGGCGCCGATCCACATGTCTAACGTCATGCTCGTGGACCCCAAGACCAAGAAGCGCACCCGGGTGGGCTTCCGTCTCGAGGAGGGGGAGCGTCCCAACGGCCGTAAGCGTACTGTGCGCGTGCGTTACGCGAAGAAGAGCGGGGAGGACCTGTAA
- the rplE gene encoding 50S ribosomal protein L5, translated as MADSTDGGAEKKMTPRLKTRYTQEVRPALLKEFQHGNVMEVGNVVKVVVNMGVGEAAHDSKMIEGAVQDLAAITGQKPQVTRARKSIAQFKLRAGMPIGAHATLRGDRMWEFLDRLISISLPRIRDFRGLSPRQFDGNGNYTFGLTEQSVFHEIDQDKIDRVRGMDITVVTTAKTDEEARSLLKQLGFPFKEK; from the coding sequence ATGGCTGACAGCACTGACGGGGGCGCTGAGAAGAAGATGACCCCACGGCTGAAGACGCGCTACACCCAGGAGGTGCGTCCTGCCCTGCTCAAGGAGTTCCAGCACGGCAACGTGATGGAGGTCGGTAACGTCGTCAAGGTTGTCGTCAACATGGGTGTGGGCGAGGCGGCCCACGACTCGAAGATGATTGAGGGCGCCGTGCAGGACCTCGCCGCCATCACCGGCCAGAAGCCCCAGGTCACCAGGGCGCGCAAGTCCATCGCGCAGTTCAAGCTGCGGGCGGGTATGCCGATCGGGGCGCACGCCACGTTGCGCGGAGACCGGATGTGGGAGTTCCTCGACCGTCTCATCTCCATCTCCCTGCCGCGGATCCGCGACTTCCGGGGACTGAGTCCCAGGCAGTTTGACGGCAACGGCAACTACACGTTTGGTCTCACCGAGCAGTCCGTGTTCCACGAGATCGACCAGGACAAGATCGACCGCGTGCGCGGCATGGACATTACCGTGGTGACCACGGCCAAGACCGATGAGGAGGCCCGCTCCCTGCTCAAGCAGCTCGGCTTCCCCTTCAAGGAGAAGTGA
- a CDS encoding type Z 30S ribosomal protein S14, giving the protein MAKTALINKANRKPKFGVRAYTRCQRCGRPHSVYRKFGLCRICLREMALAGQLPGVSKSSW; this is encoded by the coding sequence ATGGCGAAGACCGCTCTGATCAACAAGGCCAACCGCAAGCCCAAGTTTGGCGTGCGCGCCTATACGCGCTGCCAGCGTTGCGGACGTCCGCACTCCGTGTACCGCAAGTTCGGCCTGTGCCGTATCTGCCTGCGGGAGATGGCCCTGGCGGGCCAGCTTCCCGGCGTGAGCAAGTCCAGCTGGTAA
- the rpsH gene encoding 30S ribosomal protein S8 → MTMTDPIADMLTRLRNANSAHHDSVSMPSSKLKVSIAQMLKSEGYIADYEVTDAEVGKTLTLTLKYGANRQRAIQGLRRISKPGLRVYAKSTNLPKVLGGLGVAILSTSSGLLTDRQAESRGVGGEVLAYVW, encoded by the coding sequence ATGACTATGACAGACCCCATCGCAGACATGCTGACTCGTCTGCGTAACGCAAACAGCGCCCACCACGACTCTGTTTCCATGCCGTCGAGCAAGCTCAAGGTCAGTATCGCCCAGATGCTGAAGTCCGAGGGCTACATCGCTGACTACGAGGTGACGGACGCCGAGGTCGGCAAGACGCTCACGCTGACCCTGAAGTACGGTGCCAACCGCCAGCGCGCTATCCAGGGCCTGCGCCGGATCTCCAAGCCCGGCCTGCGCGTCTACGCAAAGTCCACGAACCTGCCCAAGGTCCTGGGGGGGCTCGGAGTGGCGATCCTGTCCACCTCCTCCGGCCTCCTCACCGACCGGCAGGCTGAGTCCCGGGGCGTGGGCGGCGAAGTCCTCGCCTACGTCTGGTGA
- the rplF gene encoding 50S ribosomal protein L6, producing MSRIGRLPVPVPAGVDVTIDGNEVTVKGPKGTLSRTVAEPLSVTRQEDGSILVTRPDDERRSRSLHGLSRTLINNMVVGVTQGHEKNLEIVGTGYRVVAKGQGIELSLGFSHTVTVEPPEGVTLTVDGNLKIKVSGISKEQVGEVAANIRKIRPPEPYKGKGVRYAGENVRRKVGKAGK from the coding sequence ATGTCTCGTATTGGACGTCTCCCCGTTCCGGTCCCGGCCGGAGTGGATGTGACAATTGATGGAAACGAGGTGACGGTCAAGGGCCCCAAGGGTACCTTGTCCCGGACCGTTGCCGAGCCGCTGAGCGTGACTCGTCAGGAGGACGGCTCCATCCTGGTGACGCGGCCCGACGACGAGCGCCGTTCCCGCTCCCTTCACGGCCTGTCGCGCACTCTCATCAACAACATGGTGGTGGGCGTGACCCAGGGGCACGAGAAGAACCTTGAGATCGTCGGCACCGGTTACCGCGTGGTCGCTAAGGGGCAGGGCATCGAGCTGTCGCTGGGCTTCTCCCACACCGTGACGGTCGAACCGCCGGAGGGAGTCACCCTGACGGTGGACGGCAACCTCAAGATCAAGGTGTCGGGCATTTCCAAGGAGCAGGTTGGCGAGGTCGCCGCTAACATCCGCAAGATCCGTCCGCCGGAGCCCTATAAGGGCAAGGGTGTGCGCTACGCGGGTGAGAACGTGCGTCGTAAGGTCGGAAAGGCTGGTAAGTGA
- the rplR gene encoding 50S ribosomal protein L18 — MAYSIKRGKGSPRAVARKIRHQRVRKKVSGTPERPRLVVTRSNRHMVAQVVDDTIGHTLCAASTLEQAAKGVEGHKVGAARRVGELVAQRARALGIEAVVFDRGGNKYHGRVAAVAEGAREGGLTL; from the coding sequence ATGGCTTACTCGATCAAGAGGGGCAAAGGAAGCCCCCGGGCCGTGGCCCGCAAGATCCGCCACCAGCGCGTGCGCAAGAAGGTCAGCGGTACGCCCGAGCGTCCTCGCCTGGTGGTGACCCGTTCCAACCGGCACATGGTGGCCCAGGTTGTCGACGACACCATTGGCCATACGCTGTGCGCCGCCTCAACCCTGGAGCAGGCAGCCAAGGGTGTTGAGGGGCACAAGGTCGGAGCGGCCCGCAGGGTCGGCGAGCTCGTGGCGCAGCGGGCCAGAGCGCTGGGCATTGAGGCTGTCGTGTTTGACCGTGGAGGCAACAAGTACCACGGGCGGGTGGCAGCCGTCGCGGAAGGTGCCCGTGAAGGAGGCCTGACGCTGTGA
- the rpsE gene encoding 30S ribosomal protein S5: protein MAAPQRDGSASSDGSTQRENEERRGEGRGRRDRGGDRRDRGRSNDDKYIERVVSINRVSKVVKGGRRFTFTALVVVGDGEGTVGVGYGKAKEVPAAIAKAVEVAKKGFFHVPMIRRTIPHLVQGEDSAGIVLLRPASPGTGVIAGGPVRAVLDCAGVHDVLSKSLGSSNAINIVHATVDALKQLEQPEGVAARRGLPLEDVAPQSMLRARAEGEADRRAEAEKKEADKAAEGVRA from the coding sequence ATGGCTGCACCGCAGCGAGACGGGTCCGCGTCGTCTGACGGCTCGACCCAGCGTGAGAACGAGGAGCGCCGGGGCGAGGGCCGCGGCCGCCGTGACCGTGGCGGCGACCGTCGGGACCGTGGCCGGAGCAACGACGACAAGTACATCGAGCGCGTCGTCTCGATCAACCGTGTCTCCAAGGTCGTCAAGGGCGGCCGCCGCTTCACCTTCACCGCCCTGGTGGTCGTCGGTGACGGCGAGGGGACCGTGGGCGTGGGCTACGGCAAGGCAAAGGAGGTGCCTGCCGCGATCGCCAAGGCCGTGGAGGTCGCCAAGAAGGGCTTCTTCCACGTGCCGATGATCCGCCGTACCATCCCGCACCTGGTCCAGGGCGAGGACTCCGCAGGCATCGTGCTGCTACGTCCTGCCTCCCCGGGTACCGGCGTTATCGCCGGCGGCCCGGTGCGTGCCGTCCTGGACTGCGCCGGTGTCCACGACGTCCTGTCCAAGTCGCTGGGCTCCTCCAACGCGATCAACATCGTCCACGCCACGGTGGATGCCCTTAAGCAGCTGGAGCAGCCTGAGGGTGTCGCCGCCCGCCGGGGCCTGCCCCTGGAGGACGTCGCTCCGCAGTCGATGCTGCGAGCCCGCGCTGAGGGTGAGGCCGACAGGCGCGCCGAGGCTGAGAAGAAGGAGGCCGACAAGGCCGCAGAAGGAGTGCGTGCGTGA
- the rpmD gene encoding 50S ribosomal protein L30 yields the protein MADTTTRQSGEHGARRLRVTQVRSGIGGTHRQRASLHTLGLRRIRQSVVREDSPSVRGLIATVRHLVTVEEV from the coding sequence ATGGCTGACACCACGACAAGGCAGAGCGGTGAGCACGGTGCCAGACGGCTCAGGGTCACGCAGGTCCGTTCTGGCATCGGCGGCACCCACCGCCAGCGTGCCTCGCTGCACACCCTGGGGCTGCGCAGGATCCGTCAGAGCGTTGTACGGGAGGACTCCCCCTCCGTGCGGGGTCTGATTGCCACGGTGCGCCACCTGGTTACCGTTGAGGAGGTCTGA
- the rplO gene encoding 50S ribosomal protein L15, with product MAESRKTQRDTQKDTEGGPETQAAGGSRVVRLHHLRPAAGSRKARTRVGRGEGSKGKTAGRGTKGTKARYQVRPGFEGGQMPLHMRLPKLRGFRSPHRVEYQPVNVGRIAELFPAGGTVTVEDLVAVGAVRKGHLVKVLGGGDVTVALTVTVDAWSGSAKEKIEAAGGSITTR from the coding sequence ATGGCTGAGTCCAGGAAGACACAGAGGGACACCCAGAAGGACACTGAGGGTGGTCCTGAGACGCAGGCAGCAGGTGGGTCCCGGGTTGTGCGGCTGCACCACCTGCGGCCTGCGGCGGGCTCTAGGAAGGCCAGGACTCGTGTGGGTCGTGGTGAGGGCTCCAAGGGAAAGACCGCCGGGCGGGGTACCAAGGGCACCAAGGCTCGCTACCAGGTCCGCCCTGGTTTCGAGGGCGGGCAGATGCCCCTGCACATGCGCCTGCCCAAGCTTCGCGGCTTCCGCAGCCCCCACCGGGTGGAGTACCAGCCGGTCAACGTGGGGCGTATCGCTGAGCTCTTCCCTGCTGGCGGCACGGTGACCGTGGAGGACCTGGTTGCTGTCGGCGCGGTGCGCAAGGGCCACCTGGTCAAGGTCCTAGGCGGCGGTGACGTGACGGTGGCTCTCACGGTCACCGTGGACGCCTGGTCCGGCTCCGCCAAGGAGAAGATCGAGGCCGCAGGTGGGTCCATCACCACCCGGTGA
- the secY gene encoding preprotein translocase subunit SecY — translation MLSAFIQAFRTPDLRAKLLFTLGIMALFRLGSTVPAPGVDMANVQVCVGEAEGQGLLSLINIFSGGALLQLSVFALGIMPYITASIIIQLLRVVIPRFEELHKEGQAGTAKLTEYTRYLTIGLGLLQSATIVSTAATGQLFVGCSVEVVPDASFVTLALMVVTMTAGTGLIMWLGELITERGIGNGMSLLIFTSIVAQFPANMISIAGGNNGLSRFLIVVAVVLAATLAVIFVEQAQRRIPVQYAKRMIGRRQYGGSTTYIPIKINTAGVIPVIFASSILAMPQLVAGFGRPTDGWVIWIMNNLQQTHPLYLSAYAVLILCFAFFYTAITFNPEETADNMKRYGGFIPGIRAGEPTVRYLTYVINRVTTAGAIYLVLLALLPTVAVIWLGLAQTLPFGGTTILIMVGVGLQTVKEINSQLQQRHYEGFLS, via the coding sequence GTGCTCAGCGCGTTCATCCAGGCGTTTCGGACGCCCGACCTCAGGGCCAAGCTCCTCTTCACCCTGGGCATCATGGCTCTGTTCCGCCTGGGATCGACAGTGCCCGCTCCAGGCGTGGACATGGCCAACGTCCAGGTCTGCGTAGGAGAGGCTGAGGGGCAGGGCCTGCTCAGCCTGATCAACATCTTCTCCGGGGGGGCGCTGCTCCAGCTGAGCGTCTTCGCCCTGGGAATCATGCCCTACATCACCGCGTCGATCATTATCCAGCTGCTGCGCGTGGTCATCCCCCGGTTCGAGGAGCTCCACAAGGAGGGCCAAGCCGGTACCGCCAAGCTGACGGAGTACACCCGCTACCTCACTATCGGCCTGGGCCTGCTGCAGTCAGCCACCATCGTGTCGACAGCGGCCACCGGCCAGCTGTTCGTAGGCTGCTCCGTGGAGGTCGTGCCTGACGCCTCCTTCGTCACCCTGGCTCTCATGGTCGTCACCATGACAGCAGGGACCGGACTCATCATGTGGCTGGGCGAGCTGATCACCGAGCGCGGCATCGGCAACGGCATGTCCCTGCTGATCTTCACCTCCATCGTCGCCCAGTTCCCGGCCAACATGATCTCCATTGCCGGGGGCAACAACGGCCTGTCACGTTTCCTCATCGTGGTGGCGGTGGTTCTGGCGGCCACGTTGGCCGTGATCTTTGTGGAGCAGGCGCAGCGCCGCATCCCCGTCCAGTACGCCAAGCGGATGATCGGTCGTCGGCAGTACGGAGGGTCCACCACCTACATCCCGATCAAGATCAACACCGCTGGAGTCATCCCGGTCATCTTCGCCTCCTCGATCTTGGCTATGCCCCAGCTGGTTGCCGGATTCGGCCGCCCCACCGACGGGTGGGTCATCTGGATCATGAACAACCTCCAGCAGACTCACCCCCTCTACCTGAGTGCCTACGCCGTCCTCATCCTGTGCTTCGCCTTCTTCTACACCGCGATCACCTTCAACCCCGAGGAGACCGCGGACAACATGAAGCGCTACGGCGGGTTCATCCCGGGAATTCGTGCCGGGGAACCGACGGTGCGCTACCTGACCTACGTCATCAACCGTGTCACCACAGCGGGTGCCATCTACCTCGTCCTTCTCGCCCTGCTTCCGACTGTCGCGGTGATCTGGCTGGGGCTGGCCCAGACCCTGCCCTTCGGAGGCACCACCATCCTTATCATGGTGGGAGTGGGTCTCCAGACCGTCAAGGAGATCAACTCCCAGCTCCAGCAGCGCCACTACGAAGGGTTCTTGTCATGA
- a CDS encoding adenylate kinase, with translation MSARMVLLGPPGAGKGTQAARVAEHLGVPAISTGDIFRANVAEGTELGTQAQGYIDRGEYVPDSVTNAMVADRISQEDCREGFLLDGYPRTQAQVAALDEMLASSGSRVDLVLEITAQEEAVVERLLRRASEQGRADDTEPVIRHRLKVYAEATAPLVDLYTRRGLLVSVDGMGDVEEVTQRILAALSRHDLVG, from the coding sequence ATGAGTGCACGCATGGTTCTTCTCGGTCCACCTGGCGCGGGAAAGGGGACCCAGGCCGCTCGCGTCGCTGAGCACCTGGGCGTCCCGGCGATCTCCACCGGGGACATCTTCCGTGCCAACGTCGCCGAGGGAACTGAGCTGGGGACCCAGGCCCAGGGCTATATCGACCGCGGTGAGTACGTACCGGACTCGGTGACCAACGCGATGGTGGCTGACCGGATCAGCCAGGAGGACTGCCGTGAGGGGTTCCTGCTGGACGGCTACCCGCGTACGCAGGCTCAGGTCGCTGCCCTGGACGAGATGCTGGCCTCCTCCGGGTCCCGCGTGGACCTGGTCCTGGAGATCACCGCCCAGGAAGAGGCCGTTGTCGAGCGCCTGCTGAGGCGTGCCAGTGAGCAGGGCCGCGCGGACGACACCGAGCCGGTCATCCGCCACCGGCTGAAGGTCTACGCCGAGGCCACCGCGCCGCTGGTGGACCTGTACACGCGTCGAGGCCTGCTGGTCAGCGTGGACGGCATGGGCGACGTCGAGGAGGTTACGCAGCGCATCCTCGCGGCAC